One window from the genome of Salvia splendens isolate huo1 chromosome 9, SspV2, whole genome shotgun sequence encodes:
- the LOC121748223 gene encoding protein TIC 62, chloroplastic-like isoform X1, whose protein sequence is MKLHCMQSPVVSSIPRSLPFEKPFSCGQSVFNLTASKKACLHARRIRFLDFGARSSEVKGVGMVHLTTDVPCFCSLGEGITTIRSQAQSATPSNGDQKDGNLVFVAGATGKVGSRTLRELLKLGLNVRAGVRSVQRAEPLVQSVRNLKLEDIAGGTQPIDKLELVECDLEQLDRIKPALGNASIVICCIGASEKEVLDITGPYRIDYQATKNLIDAATSAKVEHFILVTSLGTNKVGFPAAILNLFWGVLIWKRKAEEALIASGLPYTIVRPGGMERPTDSFKETHNVTLSEEDTLFGGLVSNLQVAELLAFMAKNRSLSYCKVVEVIAETTAPLTPFRDLLKKIPSQRPDYNVKDKDESDQSPPVISDSKPSVEEPKLAEEEPKPAEEEPEQIKATKATPLSPYAAYEDLKPPTSPTPIASTGAGATKPEIVPAPASPTPSSVEASSSETSIEDVTPQTAPKKPHAYSPYINYEDLKPPSSPTPTFSSSKKETPVEVEPQLTGGNDVPTSPSPSSPTLSSNSEPEKPVDETPESHTEPKAKPLSPYTMYEEMKPPSTPTPSPN, encoded by the exons ATGAAGCTTCACTGCATGCAGTCGCCGGTAGTCAGCAGCATTCCTCGGAGCCTGCCGTTTGAGAAGCCCTTTTCATGTGGCCAATCTGTTTTCAATCTGACCGCTAGTAAGAAGGCCTGTCTCCATGCCAGGAGGATTAGATTTCTTGATTTCGGAGCTCGATCATCAG AAGTGAAAGGCGTTGGAATGGTGCATTTGACAACTGATGTACCTTGTTTCTGTTCTCTTGGTGAAGGAATCACAACAATCAGATCACAGGCGCAATCTGCCACACCGAGTAATGGTGACCAAAAGGATGGAAATCTTGTATTTGTTGCAGGGGCTACTGGAAAAGTTGGATCACGAACTTTGAG GGAGCTCTTAAAATTAGGATTAAACGTTCGAGCTGGTGTTAGGAGTGTTCAGAGAGCTGAACCCCTTGTGCAA AGTGTCCGCAACTTGAAGCTTGAGGATATTGCAGGAGGCACTCAAC CTATAGATAAGCTTGAACTCGTGGAGTGTGACTTGGAGCAGCTGGACCGGATAAAGCCAGCACTAGGCAATGCATCAATTGTTATATGCTGTATCGGTGCTAGTGAGAAGGAGGTTCTTGATATTACTGGACCTTACAGAATTGACTACCAGGCTACCAAAAATTTGATTGATGCAG CAACCTCTGCAAAAGTTGAACACTTCATTTTGGTCACATCTCTTGGAACAAACAAAGTTGGATTTCCTGCTGCTATCTTGAA TCTGTTCTGGGGAGTCCTTATATGGAAAAGAAAAGCAGAAGAAGCACTCATTGCGAGTGGTCTTCCTTATACA ATAGTAAGGCCTGGAGGTATGGAGCGGCCTACTGATTCGTTTAAGGAAACTCATAATGTTACCTTATCAGAGGAGGATACTTTATTTGGCGGCCTAGTGTCAAACCTGCAG GTAGCAGAACTTCTGGCGTTCATGGCAAAGAACCGCAGCCTTTCTTACTGTAAAGTTGTCGAAGTAATTGCAGAAACTACAGCTCCTTTGACTCCTTTTAGAGATCTCTTGAAAAAGATACCATCTCAGAGACCAGATTACAATGTTAAG GATAAAGATGAATCAGATCAATCACCGCCTGTTATATCAGACAGCAAACCTTCTGTGGAAGAACCTAAGCTCGCTGAGGAAGAACCTAAGCCGGCTGAGGAAGAACCTGAGCAAATTAAGGCAACTAAAGCAACACCTCTGTCTCCCTATGCTGC CTATGAAGATCTAAAACCACCAACATCTCCCACTCCTATTGCGAGCACTGGTGCTGGTGCCACCAAGCCAGAGATCGTGCCAGCTCCAGCAAGTCCCACGCCTTCATCAGTTGAAGCAAGTTCTTCAGAGACATCAATAGAAGATGTAACTCCCCAGACTGCGCCGAAGAAACCACATGCCTACTCGCCATACATAAA TTACGAAGACTTAAAACCTCCCAGCTCGCCAACTCCAACTTTTAGTAGTTCGAAAAAGGAGACTCCTGTAGAAGTAGAACCGCAGCTCACTGGGGGGAATGATGTCCCAACTTCACCTTCTCCTAGTTCGCCAACACTGTCTTCAAACAGCGAACCTGAAAAGCCAGTTGACGAGACACCAGAAAGCCATACTGAACCAAAGGCCAAACCCCTATCACCCTACACAAT GTATGAGGAGATGAAACCACCAAGTACCCCGACACCTTCTCCAAACTAA
- the LOC121748223 gene encoding protein TIC 62, chloroplastic-like isoform X2 translates to MKLHCMQSPVVSSIPRSLPFEKPFSCGQSVFNLTASKKACLHARRIRFLDFGARSSGITTIRSQAQSATPSNGDQKDGNLVFVAGATGKVGSRTLRELLKLGLNVRAGVRSVQRAEPLVQSVRNLKLEDIAGGTQPIDKLELVECDLEQLDRIKPALGNASIVICCIGASEKEVLDITGPYRIDYQATKNLIDAATSAKVEHFILVTSLGTNKVGFPAAILNLFWGVLIWKRKAEEALIASGLPYTIVRPGGMERPTDSFKETHNVTLSEEDTLFGGLVSNLQVAELLAFMAKNRSLSYCKVVEVIAETTAPLTPFRDLLKKIPSQRPDYNVKDKDESDQSPPVISDSKPSVEEPKLAEEEPKPAEEEPEQIKATKATPLSPYAAYEDLKPPTSPTPIASTGAGATKPEIVPAPASPTPSSVEASSSETSIEDVTPQTAPKKPHAYSPYINYEDLKPPSSPTPTFSSSKKETPVEVEPQLTGGNDVPTSPSPSSPTLSSNSEPEKPVDETPESHTEPKAKPLSPYTMYEEMKPPSTPTPSPN, encoded by the exons ATGAAGCTTCACTGCATGCAGTCGCCGGTAGTCAGCAGCATTCCTCGGAGCCTGCCGTTTGAGAAGCCCTTTTCATGTGGCCAATCTGTTTTCAATCTGACCGCTAGTAAGAAGGCCTGTCTCCATGCCAGGAGGATTAGATTTCTTGATTTCGGAGCTCGATCATCAG GAATCACAACAATCAGATCACAGGCGCAATCTGCCACACCGAGTAATGGTGACCAAAAGGATGGAAATCTTGTATTTGTTGCAGGGGCTACTGGAAAAGTTGGATCACGAACTTTGAG GGAGCTCTTAAAATTAGGATTAAACGTTCGAGCTGGTGTTAGGAGTGTTCAGAGAGCTGAACCCCTTGTGCAA AGTGTCCGCAACTTGAAGCTTGAGGATATTGCAGGAGGCACTCAAC CTATAGATAAGCTTGAACTCGTGGAGTGTGACTTGGAGCAGCTGGACCGGATAAAGCCAGCACTAGGCAATGCATCAATTGTTATATGCTGTATCGGTGCTAGTGAGAAGGAGGTTCTTGATATTACTGGACCTTACAGAATTGACTACCAGGCTACCAAAAATTTGATTGATGCAG CAACCTCTGCAAAAGTTGAACACTTCATTTTGGTCACATCTCTTGGAACAAACAAAGTTGGATTTCCTGCTGCTATCTTGAA TCTGTTCTGGGGAGTCCTTATATGGAAAAGAAAAGCAGAAGAAGCACTCATTGCGAGTGGTCTTCCTTATACA ATAGTAAGGCCTGGAGGTATGGAGCGGCCTACTGATTCGTTTAAGGAAACTCATAATGTTACCTTATCAGAGGAGGATACTTTATTTGGCGGCCTAGTGTCAAACCTGCAG GTAGCAGAACTTCTGGCGTTCATGGCAAAGAACCGCAGCCTTTCTTACTGTAAAGTTGTCGAAGTAATTGCAGAAACTACAGCTCCTTTGACTCCTTTTAGAGATCTCTTGAAAAAGATACCATCTCAGAGACCAGATTACAATGTTAAG GATAAAGATGAATCAGATCAATCACCGCCTGTTATATCAGACAGCAAACCTTCTGTGGAAGAACCTAAGCTCGCTGAGGAAGAACCTAAGCCGGCTGAGGAAGAACCTGAGCAAATTAAGGCAACTAAAGCAACACCTCTGTCTCCCTATGCTGC CTATGAAGATCTAAAACCACCAACATCTCCCACTCCTATTGCGAGCACTGGTGCTGGTGCCACCAAGCCAGAGATCGTGCCAGCTCCAGCAAGTCCCACGCCTTCATCAGTTGAAGCAAGTTCTTCAGAGACATCAATAGAAGATGTAACTCCCCAGACTGCGCCGAAGAAACCACATGCCTACTCGCCATACATAAA TTACGAAGACTTAAAACCTCCCAGCTCGCCAACTCCAACTTTTAGTAGTTCGAAAAAGGAGACTCCTGTAGAAGTAGAACCGCAGCTCACTGGGGGGAATGATGTCCCAACTTCACCTTCTCCTAGTTCGCCAACACTGTCTTCAAACAGCGAACCTGAAAAGCCAGTTGACGAGACACCAGAAAGCCATACTGAACCAAAGGCCAAACCCCTATCACCCTACACAAT GTATGAGGAGATGAAACCACCAAGTACCCCGACACCTTCTCCAAACTAA
- the LOC121747403 gene encoding 4-hydroxy-3-methylbut-2-enyl diphosphate reductase, chloroplastic-like encodes MKLDIIFRIAQFGLTNEITHNPTVNQTLGEMGVKIIPVKEGKKQYDLVAKGDVVVLSAFGAPVQEMMLLTQKNVEIADTTCPWVAKVWHSVEKHKKGEYASIIHEIQICSIIGV; translated from the exons ATGAAGCTCGACATCATTTTCCGGATCGCACAATTTGGGCTCACTAATGAAATCACTCACAATCCCACTGTTAATCAG ACGCTGGGGGAGATGGGAGTGAAGATTATCCCAGTGAAGGAAGGGAAGAAACAATACGATCTGGTTGCGAAGGGCGACGTGGTGGTGCTGTCTGCGTTCGGAGCTCCGGTGCAGGAGATGATGCTGCTGACTCAGAAGAATGTGGAGATTGCGGACACAACTTGTCCATGGGTTGCCAAGGTTTGGCATAGCGTTGAAAAGCACAAGAAGGGAGAATACGCGTCGATAATCCACG AAATTCAAATTTGCAGTATCATAGGGGTTTGA